A single window of Mustela erminea isolate mMusErm1 chromosome 4, mMusErm1.Pri, whole genome shotgun sequence DNA harbors:
- the SLC35B2 gene encoding adenosine 3'-phospho 5'-phosphosulfate transporter 1: MDARWWAVVVLAALPSLGAGGETPEAPPESWSQLWFFRFLVNAAGYASFMVPGYLMVQYFRRKNYLETGRGLCFPLVKTCVFGNEPKASDEVPLASRTEPAETTPTWQALKLLFCAAGLQVSYLTWGVLQERVMTRSYGATATSPGERFTDSQFLVLMNRVLALIVAGLYCVLCKQPRHGAPMYRYSFASLSNVLSSWCQYEALKFVSFPTQVLAKASKVIPVMLMGKLVSRRSYEHWEYLTAGLISIGVSMFLLSSGPEPRSSPATTLSGLILLAGYIAFDSFTSNWQDALFAYKMSSVQMMFGVNLFSCLFTVGSLLEQGALLEGTRFMGRHSEFAAHALLLSVCSACGQLFIFYTIGQFGAAIFTIIMTLRQAFAILLSCLLYGHTVTVVGGLGVAVVFAALLLRVYARGRLKQRGKKAVPVESPVQKV, from the exons ATGGACGCCAG GTGGTGGGCAGTGGTGGTGCTGGCTGCGCTCCCCTccctgggggcaggtggggagacTCCCGAAGCCCCTCCAGAGTCATGGTCGCAGCTATGGTTCTTCCGTTTTTTGGTGAATGCTGCTGGCTATGCCAGCTTTATGGTACCCGGCTACCTGATGGTGCAGTACTTCAGGCGGAAGAACTACCTGGAGACAG GCAGGGGTCTCTGCTTCCCCCTGGTGAAAACTTGTGTGTTTGGCAATGAGCCCAAGGCCTCTGACGAGGTTCCTCTGGCTTCCCGGACGGAGCCGGCAGAGACCACTCCCACTTGGCAAGCCCTGAAGCTGCTCTTCTGTGCTGCGGGGCTCCAG GTATCTTACCTGACTTGGGGAGTGCTGCAGGAAAGAGTGATGACCCGCAGCTATGGGGCTACTGCCACGTCGCCAGGTGAGCGCTTCACAGACTCTCAGTTCCTGGTGCTCATGAACCGAGTGCTGGCACTGATCGTGGCCGGCCTCTACTGCGTCCTCTGCAAACAGCCCCGCCACGGGGCACCCATGTACCGGTACTCCTTTGCCAGCCTGTCCAATGTGCTTAGCAGCTGGTGTCAGTATGAAGCTCTCAAGTTCGTCAGCTTCCCCACCCAGGTGCTGGCCAAGGCCTCGAAGGTGATCCCTGTCATGCTGATGGGCAAGTTGGTGTCTCGGCGCAGCTATGAGCACTGGGAGTACCTGACAGCTGGCCTCATCTCCATTGGGGTCAGCATGTTTCTGCTTTCCAGTGGCCCTGAGCCCCGCAGCTCCCCAGCCACCACGCTGTCAGGCCTCATCCTGCTGGCAGGCTACATCGCCTTTGACAGCTTCACCTCGAACTGGCAGGATGCTCTGTTTGCCTATAAGATGTCTTCCGTGCAGATGATGTTTGGGGTCAACCTCTTCTCCTGCCTCTTCaccgtgggctccctgctggagcaGGGGGCCCTCTTGGAAGGAACCCGCTTCATGGGGCGACACAGTGAATTTGCTGCGCATGCCCTGCTGCTCTCTGTTTGCTCCGCGTGTGGCCAGCTCTTCATCTTCTACACCATCGGGCAGTTTGGCGCTGCCATCTTCACCATCATCATGACCCTCCGCCAGGCCTTTGCcatcctcctctcctgcctcctctatGGCCACACTGTCACTGTGGTGGGGGGTCTTGGGGTGGCTGTGGTCTTTGCTGCCCTCCTGCTCAGAGTCTATGCTCGGGGCCGTCTAAAGCAACGGGGAAAGAAGGCTGTGCCTGTCGAGTCTCCTGTGCAGAAAGTTTGA